CCTGCCAACAGCAGCACATTTCTTAATTCAAAAGCCAACTAAATGTGTGTTCACTATAGATTGATCTAGGCTTGTCAGTCAGCTTCTGGGCAATAATCTCATTCCGTGCCTAAGTCTGACACCCCATTGCTACAGAAATACTTACCCAAAACACATATGTGGAAAGAATTAATCACTTCCACAACAACCCACTGCAACAGAACAAACAGCCTTGCAAAGAATGGGGTTGCAGGGAGGGGATCCTCTTTGGTAATTTTTATAGAGATGCAAAGTTGTTCTTAAAAGTTCTCCACAAagatttagagcaggggttctcaacatttttctgagcccccctccccatgctataaaaattccatggcccaaCTCCGCACATGACAGAAGGCcacgcaaagctaagttgctcaggcttcagctttcggtcccaggcagtggggctcaggcttcagctttctgctctgggccccaatcaagtctaacactggccctgctctctggtttattttggcagaaCCTAGCTGCCAAACAACCTGCACtcattccctcctctccccttccctcctccccccagccctctggagtggttgagaaccactgctttaagatCTAGCTGTGCCTTTCAGAATCTGTAATCCCAGCAGCCCTGTATGTGTCCATGTAAATTATGTCCTGATACTAAAGCAGCTGCTAACATTATTTCTAATGAAATAAAATGCAGCATGTAGCAAAATCTGTGACAAATGATAGATGTAAGTGGAAGAACTGTCTAAACAAAGATGACTGTACCCTGATAAAATTCTCCTCCCCCTGGCCACTCATATGCTTTAAATACACACATGAAATCACGAAAgggaagattaatttaaaaacttggtaaccaattttttttttttttttgggaaagTCAGGGAGGTCTCAGAGCTGTACAATCTCTGGAAAAAGAGACAGACTGTTTATCCTTTCTAAAAAGTTACTAGTTAAActttttcctcccctcttcccagaGTTCTATTGGCCACACCCATCAACTAGTGTTACCCAacttttacataaacaagcagctCTCATAAGCCTCAACTGCAGACAGGTCTGGAATTTGGGCTGATCACTACTCGTTTGCAAAAGCAGAGACTGCAACCCACTGTGAAGAGCTTTTGGAAAATCCTTGAAAAGGTAGGCAACATTGGGATTGTTTTTAATAATCAGTTGGCTGCAAACATGTAGCCCATAAGAAGTCTCCTGGCAGATTTTCCTTGTGGGGTTttccttgtggggaaaaaattctcAATACTAATTCAAAAATTgaataaaaaaagttttagatTTGATTTCTTCAAGAAGGATGATATTGCACACCTTCTCTGCACTCTAGATTGCTGATATTTTTATAGTCATAGTTGGTAGTTTATGCATGTTTAAAAACTGCGTATGACGAGAGCATTCTAGGTTAGTCAGATGACTAATCTTTGTAGAGAGATTTAGAAATAAGACGAGTGTGTCGTGACCACACAGTTCAACTGTTTTGCTTGGTAATATTAAAAGCTAATGATGTGCCTGTCTCTGTCACTATAGTGGGTTACTCTTCCTTCCACGTAGAATAAAAAATCATGGAACTTTTTCCCTTGCCTCTTTGTAGCCTTTTGTATTTTTCAGGTTGGGAATTGCAAACATGTTTCTGTTCCTTTACCTGGTCATCAGCCTGGGCCTCTCTGCATCTGGTGTTGTGAGGGGAGAAGGTGAGGCTGATTCCAATAGAGACAACCCACTTCAAGACATACAGAAAAAAGTGAATGACCTGTGGCAGAATTTACTCTACCCACAGTTCATCAATGAGACGACTAACCAGCTAGGTTATGCCACTTGTGAAGTGAAGCCCAGCTCCAATCTAGATGCTGACAAGCCACAGGTGACAGGCGAAGTCTTGTTCAGACAGTCCTACCCAAATGGAAAACTAGAGGCTCTTTTTGACTTGAATGGGTTTCCATCAGGCAGCAATCAGTCTGGCAGAGCTATTCACATCCATAAGCTCGGAGACCTCAGCGACAGCTGTGACTCTACTGGGGGGCACTATAACCCTTTCAACGTGAACCACCCTCGCCATCCAGGGGATTTTGGCAACTTCTACTCTAAAGAAGGCAAAATTAGAAAATACAAGCCAAATCTGCTCGCCACTCTGTTTGGCCCCTATTCCATCATGGGGAGATCCATTGTGATCCATGAGCAGGAAGATGACATGGGCAAGGGTAATAATAAAGCCAGTTTGGAGAATGGGAACGCTGGCAGACGTCTAGCTTGCTGTGTCATTGGGATATGCAACAAGAACCTATGGGAGAAAAAGTTTCCTGACATTacagagaggaggaagaagaggatcaCAAATGAGCACAAAACTACCAAGCCTAACTAAAGACCAACATGCCATCTATTGCCTAGACAGCACAGAATAGATATACTCCATGTAATTGATCACAGAGACATGGGAAAGGTTTCCTGTTTCCACTGAATCTCTGTCTTGCTGCTCTCTAAGAAACACATATTGCTCTATAGATGTTTTTCCCTGCTGTAAGCAGATTAATAAAAAACAGCATCAACTCAACTTtgcaatgcagtttttttttaaacttaaaactcCCATTTATTCAGCTCAAAAGTTTAGtgcaaaatatttagtttatgaAATTTGGATAAAGCTTGTCCATTCTAATGGATCTCTTGAGTGATCACAACCTGAGGTACAAAGAAAAAGACAAATTAATGAAAAACTGCTTTTGGCTAAGATGCTCTGCAGTGTTTTTCTATATATCTGAAAAGTATAAAGATTTCTGTAACTTGAATGGCTTTGTATGGTAGCCCGGTAGAGCTAGATAATAGCCTTATCCTCAGATTCAGAGAGAGTATAGacattatttctatttttaacttCTGATCCATTATACTATTCTACTTATATTTGCGGGTTTTATTCTCCAACACGTATAAGCTTAACTGGTTTGAGTTATCCATACGCCGTACCCGAGTCACATTGTTTACATTTGAAAGTAGATTTACAAGAActgttctgttgttttttttttgttttttttaatagtaagtAGCCTGGAAATGTTTGGAGAGCTTACTACCAGATAACACATCAAGTAAAATTGTATAATGCTGTTCACACAATATAGatacattaaaaaacatagtatttTGAAGGCAAGACTACATAGTGTGATCTTCCATACTCACACAAATATAGCAAATTAGTCTGTTCAGATTGCAAGGAATAAGTGACAGTAGAAAAGACTTTCAATTTAGATTGTTTTATACAAACTGAAGAAAGTTAGTGAATAAAATCTTTACATTCCttgttttataaaaaagaaaGTATGACCACAATTTAATACATGATCCACTGATAAAACACTAAGGCATAATTAATGTTCCTCCCATATTAATAAGGGAgaagataaaagaaaataaatctggaaATTTGTCTTTATTCCAGGagtcaaaaaatatatatagttgtCATGTTGCATGGTGTCTGCAGATTGCAACAAAGGAAAGgcttgcaaataaataaaagctatacctttctttaaataaaactataaaacagcaattggtaaaaaaaaatccaatcttttaaaaattaatctcagTTAAGATTCTAAAATACATTCCTGAGCTCATGTGGATTAAAGAAATTCTAATTTCTTTATTATACAAGTTACCCTATGCATAAAAATAGTCTCACTTAGAAAGGAAGCAGTGCTTTAAAAGATGATTCTTAATCTGTCATTTTCAcgaatttacattttaaagattCGGTGAACACCTTCTCTGAAATAGGTTTAATTTTAAGGGTCTTGTGTCTTCTTTTTTTCCAATTCTCCCAGTTAAGACATGTATTTGCTGCTGGGCTCCAGTACAAGTTGTCTTTCAAAAGGGTATAGAATAAGGGAAGTCATCTGGTCTGATTATGAAACAGTATtcttaaaaatcagtttttgaaATGTTGCATTTGAAGATGCCACTCTGTCTCCCACCCTTCCACATTAGTGATAAAGTTTATGTTTGGGTATGCCTGTCAGAGCATGGTTTAAAGTCCTACAGAGACAGCATGTAGGTGTCAATAGagaaggcctgattcttctctcagctggtgtaaatcagaagtaatttcaGTAAAGACAACAGTTCTACTAGTGTAACAGCAGTACcagtaaaaggaaaataaacctccCAACATTCAGAGTCAATTGTAATTTTATTGCAGCAAACAAATCTTACTTTAAGAATGGTTTGGTGCTGTATTGAAGCTTCATGTCTCAGCCTGTAAAGGCTCAAGTCCCAAGGATGAAGACTAAGAGCACAGCTGGGAGGATGCACAGTCCCCCGTGTGGAAAAGGGAACAAACTGCACTGCACTGGACTCTGTAGACAGGACAATGGTGTGGTACTGAAGTGAGGTCTGCAGGGAGCCTCTTAGCCAGAGTCTGCCAGCCAGTGGTTGCAAGGATACAGAAGAGGAATTTAGATGGGGAGGAACCACCAACAGAAGGatctaattttttgtttttcaaagagcAGCCTGCCAGCCATATCAGAACAGAAACAAGACAGTTTTATGTGCTAAAGATACCTGTCAGCCTGAGTCTGCTCTGACTTGCTCCAGGTTTACACTATTACCATAATGATTTCAGTAGGTTTACTCTTAATTTAatgactgatccaaagcctatagTAGTCAAGgaaaagactcccactgagttcaatgagcTTTGCCTCAGGCCTCTATGCCAATGGTAGGGGAGAGGAGACTCAAGCACACACATACCATCAACATTTCAGAGTTAAGCTGTATATACAAACACTGACatttagagatttaaaaaaaaataataatcaaggcCATCCTCAATTCTGGCTGCAGTTTTATTCAGAACTTCTCTAGCATTTAGCTTCAGAACGCCTCAGGCTGTGATGAAAGATGGAAAGGAACAAACATTACAAGGAAGgtaatattttaaacattacaaACCCCTGTAAAAATTCAATTATTTCAGTGCATGTCTATTTTTCTTCATGCTTGCCAGTGCTGTCATAAATACCTGAGTCAATAATGTAATCCATTATTTTTCCATTAATAGCAACAGTCCCTCTTGGTCTTTGGGTTTTGAGGAACATAAATATATCTGGGGCCAGGGAAGAAAGCTTAAACTTTTCAGTGCAGCATGCCCCCAAGGCATCTGAATTTGGAATAAACTGGTTTAAAGGGGGCTGTTGTTGATACCAGTGTGATGCAATGCCACAGTCTCTAAGAAGAAAGGAAGTATTTTAGAGGAGTGATACAAGTAATCCTTTATTGCCTGCACACGACAACGAAAGAGCAGACAGCAGAGAAAGGGTTACATGCATGCCCCTCTTAGGGGAATGCACAAAAACAAGAGGCAGGTCACATTTTTTTAGCCTCCCATCATTCCTTATATTCAGATGTAACCATTACATATATTCTTTCTTCTGCCAAGCACAAACTGTTAATGGAATCAAAACACCTTTGATTATGGCAGCACCTGCTAGTTCAGTATCCATATAGAGACAAGTTTGTCAGTGCTGCTAATACAAACCCTGTTTTTCAGGAGCTGACAAGTGGGCTGTAAAAATCTACAGCTGGCAGATATTTGTCAAACAGAGGCTCAATCTGGGAGGGATTCTCCTTTTTATTAGTAGTACTTTATTACATTTGGTTTAATTCTCTCTGATTGGTTTTAAGTTCTCGGAGTGAGAAATGAACATTTACAGACAATTAGGTCCCAAGCCAGCAGAAAAATTGCCTTCACGGCTGCTAGCCCATAGAAGCTTCACAGCTGCAGAGACTGTTCCCTATTCTAAAAAGAGGAGAGGAGGTGCCTCCCCAGCTCTAACAGCTGTGAACTCCAACATTAAGtattcccctgcctctgccttcCCAGGAGCAAAGTGGCACAACTCCATCACTAGAGAGCTGGGGACTTGCTCTGCACACCCCCCACTCTAACAGCAGAAGGTTTTTCTTGCTGACTATATATCAGCTTGGGAAGAATTTTAGAAGAGCGACTGAGGCCCAATGAATAACCCCACCACTATCCAAAAGACTGGTGAGCtagaggaggaaaggaagagttAGCTGCACTCCAGattcacatttttgttttataCCTAATAAAAGGGGAGATAGGCTTAGATCCACTCAGTCTCCCACCAGGGGCCACACAGGTGACTCCAGCCCAAGgggcaggaacacagtcccaTGAATTGGCACTAGCAGCACACAATAGGAAGCTGGCCTATATACACACAAGTTCTCCTCCCCCTGGGCAGCTCTGCTATGCCCCCAGGATGATTTTTTACTTCCCCTCTAGCAGAGGAACTTTCCTTCTACTAGAGCAGCTTTAAGAGCTTCAGCTGGAATGGGGCCTTAATACTTTGTGACGTAAGTCCCCTGTGTTTTCTTGGGGCAAGTGGAGGAAGGAAAACTTCAGAGGAATGTAGAGGAGATATGGAGGTTTAAGAGATTTAAACTGTGCATGTGCAGCGGCTACTTTTCAAAACCATTTTGCTTTTCAGTAGGGATCAAATGCTGGTATTCTAAATATGCATTTACAGCAAGTATGCACAAAGAGAATGCAAgtctggaaaaacaaacaaaagcctgtTACCGTTAAATCCTTTTTAGTTTATCATTTCTATTTTCATCTGCTGAAAATAGCCATTTGAAAGCCCTGAAATACATACCAGTAGGCATTGTTCATTGGACAAGAACATACATGCTATGGAGACCCAGCTAGGACTTGACATGATAAAGGATAATGGTGAGTCTCTTGGCCCCATTTTTCTCAACTATGTCAGTCTCTCTAGAAA
This sequence is a window from Gopherus evgoodei ecotype Sinaloan lineage chromosome 5, rGopEvg1_v1.p, whole genome shotgun sequence. Protein-coding genes within it:
- the SOD3 gene encoding extracellular superoxide dismutase [Cu-Zn] yields the protein MFLFLYLVISLGLSASGVVRGEGEADSNRDNPLQDIQKKVNDLWQNLLYPQFINETTNQLGYATCEVKPSSNLDADKPQVTGEVLFRQSYPNGKLEALFDLNGFPSGSNQSGRAIHIHKLGDLSDSCDSTGGHYNPFNVNHPRHPGDFGNFYSKEGKIRKYKPNLLATLFGPYSIMGRSIVIHEQEDDMGKGNNKASLENGNAGRRLACCVIGICNKNLWEKKFPDITERRKKRITNEHKTTKPN